In Dermacentor andersoni chromosome 4, qqDerAnde1_hic_scaffold, whole genome shotgun sequence, the following proteins share a genomic window:
- the LOC126536487 gene encoding uncharacterized protein encodes MRRFACSPLQLPRPALAASLALWLLVLLAASEHCRADEAPMGAVSSSGGGGVLPLQQHHSSDKRAAPRPLYGFGLGKRSPLLLMADESPVDADIDEDEDDDAMAEAAAASRTGGYLEKRGPREPLRYGFGLGKRRSGQEREYVPFDQEKRERHRFSFGLGKRDKKSKLEDFMKRRYNFGLGKRGIYGDADAGERWKRSF; translated from the coding sequence GAGGTTTGCCTGCAGCCCGTTGCAGTTGCCGAGACCCGCCCTGGCCGCCAGCCTGGCCCTGTGGCTGCTTGTGCTGCTCGCGGCCAGCGAGCACTGCCGCGCCGACGAGGCACCCATGGGCGCCGTCTCCTCAAGCGGGGGCGGCGGCGTGCTACCCCTGCAGCAACACCACTCGAGCGACAAACGCGCGGCTCCGCGGCCGCTGTATGGCTTCGGCCTCGGCAAGCGATCTCCATTGCTGCTGATGGCCGACGAGTCGCCAGTGGACGCGGACATcgacgaagacgaggacgacgatgCGATGGCCGAGGCTGCGGCTGCGTCCAGGACCGGAGGCTATCTCGAGAAGCGCGGCCCCCGCGAGCCGTTGCGCTACGGGTTTGGCCTGGGAAAACGCAGGAGCGGACAGGAGCGCGAGTACGTGCCCTTCGACCAGGAGAAGCGGGAGCGGCATCGCTTCAGCTTCGGACTCGGCAAGCGGGACAAGAAGTCCAAGCTGGAAGACTTCATGAAGCGCAGGTACAACTTCGGCCTGGGCAAGCGCGGCAtctacggcgacgccgacgcggGCGAGCGCTGGAAGAGGAGCTTTTGA